In the genome of Mesorhizobium sp. NBSH29, the window CAATCCGTGGCGCGCACGCAGGCGCTGCTCGGCGAAGCCCAGAAGATCGCCTACGACGTCGGCGAGATCGACAAGGCCTTCGAGACGACCTATGGCGCGGCCTCGATGACCGCCTCCGATCAGGCGCTGATCGATGGCGCCAAGGAACGCTGGCAGACGACGGTTGGCGGCTTGCAGGATGCGATGCGGGTGCAGGCCGGTGTGGTCGGCAATATCGATACAAACCGTGCGCAAATGTCGGCACTGGTCGGCCAGAGCCAAGGTGCGACCGGTGCCTTGCAGGCGACCCAGGCCGGTAACCAGCTCCTGGCGCTGCAGGCACAGCAGATCTCCGATCTGACCGCCGTCATCGCCGCACAGGGCCGCGCGCAGAACCTCGAAGCCGCACAGCGAACCGCCGCGCAGGAACAGGGGCGCGAACAGCGCCGCCGATTCCTCGAACCCGGCACCGGCTACCAACCCGGCAACGCCCAGATGTTCCCGAGCGGCGGCTGACCCGTGAAACGGGCGGTTCTCATACGGCTCGGCACCGGCGTCTTCGTGCTGTTCGCGATCCTAGCGGCCCTGCTGGAGATCAGCCGTGACGACGAGATCGTGATCCGGCCTGCGTCCGTCACCGGCGATCCTCCCGATCCGCTGCGCGCCAGGCTTCAACGCTGCCAGACGCTCGGTGAAGCAGCGCTTGGGGACCCCTCCTGCCTGAATGCCTGGGCCGAGAATCGCCGCCGCTTTCTGAACTCGGGTTCCGTAGACGAAGGGAGCGAATAGGTCATGGGCGGTACCGGTGTCATCGATCGCTTCCTCGAGGTTTTCACCCGCTATATCGACAGCGGTTTCGGTCTCCTGGGGGGCGAGGTCGCGTTTCTGGCGACCACCCTGATCGTCATCGACGTAACGCTGGCAGCCCTCTTCTGGGCCTGGGGCGCCGATGACGACATTATCGCGCGACTGGTCAAGAAGACGCTCTTCATCGGTGTCTTCGCCTATATCATCTCCAACTGGAACACGCTGGCCCGCATCGTCTTCGAGAGTTTCGCGGGCCTCGGTCTCAAGGCTACGGGTACGGGATTCACGACGGCCGATCTGCTGCGTCCGGGACGTGTCGCCCAGGTCGGCTTGGATGCCGGACGCCCGATCCTCGACTCCATCTCGGACTTGATGGGCTATATCTCCTTCTTCGAGAATTTCATGCAGATCATCATTCTGATGTTCGCCTGGGGAACCGTCCTGCTCGCCTTCTTCATCCTCGCGATCCAGCTCTTCATCACCCTGATCGAGTTCAAGCTGACGACGCTGGCAGGGTTCATTCTCATCCCGTTCGGGCTTTTCGGCAAAACGGCATTCCTGGCCGAGCGCGTGCTCGGCAACGTGGTCTCCTCCGGCGTCAAGATTCTCGTGCTCGCCGTCATCATTGGCATCGGTTCGACTCTGTTTGCCGAGTTCACCGCCGGATTTGGCGGCAACCAGCCCAATATCGAGGACGCGATGGCGATCGTGCTGGCGGCACTGTCGCTACTCGGCCTCGGCATCTTCGGCCCCGGCATCGCCAACGGATTGATTTCCGGTGGTCCGCAACTCGGCGCTGGTGCCGCGATCGGGACAGGTGTCGCCGCCGCCGGCGTGACCGCCGCGGCAGTGGCCGGAACGGGAATGGCAGGTGGCGCTGTCGCCAAGGCAGCGATGGCAGGTGCGCGCGGCGGCGCGGCGATGACCGGAGGGACTTCTGCCGCCTACAGTCTCGGCTCGGCAGGAAAGAGCGGTGCTGCCGGTGTGGCCGGAGGACTTGGCGGCGTCGCCAGAGCCGGTGCCGGTGTCGCAGCCAGTCCCCTGAAGAAGATGGCAGGCGCCATGCGCGATAGCGCCCGAAGCGGCGCACGCACCGCGATCGAGGCGAGCGGCGGGACTATTTCAGGCGGTGCAGGCGACGTCGGTGCCGCGACGTCCTCGTCCGCGCAGCCCGCTTGGGCGAAGCGCATGAAGCGCTCACAGTCCATTCAACACGGCGCGACCGCCGCCGCACATGCCGTCCGTTCCGGCGACAGCCATGGCGGCGGCGCCTCGATCAATCTCTCAGAAAGGGACAGCTGATGTTCAAACGACCCTCCCTCCGTTACGGCAAGACGCCGGAACCCGAGACGCCCTATCAGAAGGCCGCGCAGGTCTGGGACGACCGCATCGGCTCGGCCCGTGTGCAGGCCAAGAACTGGCGGCTGATAGCCTTCGGATCTCTGTTTCTCGCCGCCGGATTGGCGGGTGGCCTCGTCTGGCAATCGGCGCGCGGCACGATTGTCCCCTGGGTGGTGGAAGTCGACAGACACGGCGAGACCCAGACCGTTGCGCCCGCGGCCGCTGACTACCGACCGACCGATCCGCAGGTGGCGTTTCATCTGGCGCGCTTCATCGAGCAGGTCCGCTCGATCGCCGCCGATCCGATCATCGTGCGCCAGAACTGGCTGCGCGCCTATGAGTTCACCACCGATCGCGGGGCGCAGGCGCTCAACGACTACGCCCGTGCGAACGATCCCTTCGCCCGAGTCGGCGAGATGCAGGTCTCGGTCGATGTTTCCAGCGTCATTCGCGCCTCGCCGGACAGTTTCCGCATCGCCTGGACCGAGCGGCGCTATCAGGACGGCAGCCTCGCTGCGACCGAGCGCTGGACGGCGATCCTGACCATCTCCATCCAGCCGCCGCGCACCACGGAGCGGCTGCGCGAGAACCCGCTCGGCATCTATGTTAACGCCATCAACTGGTCACGGGAGTTGCAGCAATGAGAGTTCTCTGTGGCACCCCGACCTTATCGCTGGTGCTCGTGACGGCCCTGTTGACCGGGTGTGCAACCTACAAGCCGCCGGAGATCACCTATGATGGCGACGTGCCGTCACTTCCGGCGCCACCACCGGCGGCGGTCGAAGAGCCCCTCAAACCGGTTCACACCCCGCCGGCCTGGACGCCGTCACATGGCGGCGAAACTGCCCGCACCCCCGAAGCCCGGGTCATCAATGCCAATGCCGCCGCCCGCGTCCAGCCACGCCGCGAAGGCTATTACAACGCAATCCAGGTGTTCCCCTACAGCGAAGGGGCGCTCTATCAGGTCTATGCCTCGCCCGGACAGATCACCAATATCGCGCTCGAACCGGGCGAGCGCCTGACCGGCGAAGGCCCGATTGCCGCGGGTGATACGGCGCGCTGGATCATCGGCGATACGGAAAGCGGCAGTGGGCGCGAGCAACGTGTCCTCATTCTCGTGAAACCCACCCGGCCCGACATCGCCACCAACCTCGTCATCAGCACCGACAGGCGCATCTATCTGGTCGAACTGCGGGCGAATGAAGACTCCTACATGCCTTCGGTCGCTTGGTCCTATCCGCAGGTCCGGGGGCAGGCCCAACCGCCCGCCTTGACGCAGCCGATCATTCCACCCGAAGCCCAGCGACGCTACCGCTATGGGCTTGAAGGCGACACGCCGCCATGGCGACCGCAGACCGTCTTCGATGACGGCAGGCGTGTCTATGTCGTCTTCCCGCGCGGGATCGTTCAGGGCGAGATGCCGCCCCTCTTCGTGATCGGCGCAGACGGCGAGGCGCAGATCGCCAATACCCGCGTCTACCTGAACGTCCTCATCGTAGACCGGCTCTTCGCTGCCGCCGAACTGCGCCTGGGCGGCGAGAACCAGCAGATGGTCCGCATCGTGCGAACCGACGGCGTGCGGCGCAATGCGCGGACCGCGGCAGCGGAGGACAGCACCAATGACCGATGAAACAGAAATACCGGCTTCCGGCGCAGACCACGCCGGGACATCACGCAAAACTCCCCCAAACGATCCGTTCCGGCTGCGGGCCGATCCGCCCCGTGTCGTGCGGCTGTCGCGGAAAGTTCTGGCGGGCCTTGCGATCATCACCGGCCTCGGCATCGGCGGCGCGCTGATCTTCGCGCTTCAGGGCCGGCAGGCCGGGGATGCACCGAACGAGCTCTTCACCACCGAGAACCGCCCGGCCGCCGACGAGCTGCGCCGTCTGCCAACGGATTATTCCGGCGTCCCGCAACTCGGACCGGCGCTGCCCGGCGATCTCGGCCGTCCGATCCGCCGCGCGCAGGAAGAAGGCCGCCCGGTGCCGGTCACGATGGCACCCGGTCCCGATCCCGAAGAGCAACGCCGTCTCGCTGAAATCGAGGCCGCCCGCACCAGCGAACTGTTCTTCGGCGCGCGGGGAGCGCAGAGCCAGTCACCGGCAGCAGCGACAGGCGTCAATCTTGCGGGCGGCTTTCCGTCGGTGTTTCCCGAAGAGCCGCGCACACCCACGGCACAGGAGCGGCAGCTGGCTTTCCTGAATGCGCCCGTCGATCGTCGCACAATGTCGGCTGATCGCGTCACGCCGCCGCCATCACCCTATATGCTTCAGGCCGGGGCCGTCATTCCGGCAGCGCTCGTCACCGGTATCCGCTCCGATCTGCCGGGTCAGATCACCGCGCAGGTGACTGAGAACGTCTATGACAGCCCGTCCGGGCGCTATCTGCTCATTCCCCAGGGTTCACGGCTGATCGGCGAATATGACAGCGGCGTCGGCATCGGCCAGCGGCGTGTTTTGCTGGTGTGGAACCGCATCATCCTACCGGGCGGGCGCTCGATCGTGCTCGAACGGCAGCCCGGAGCTGACGCCGCAGGCTACGCCGGGCTCGAGGACGGTGTCGATCATCATTGGTGGGACATCGCCAAGGCCGCAGTGCTTGCTAGCGTGCTGAATATTGGCGCGGAACTCGCCACCGACGACAGTGACGCGATCGCCCGCGCAATCCGCGACGGCGCCCAGGACACGATCGGCGATGCGGGACAAGAGATTGTCCGCCGACAGGTCGGGCGGGCACCGACCCTCACCATCCGTCCCGGCGTTCCGGTGCGTGTCATCGTCACCCGCGACCTCATCCTCGAGCCACAAAGGTGATATTCATGACCAAGTTGAAACTCGGAGCGCTTTTAGACGACAAACCGGTAAAAGTGTCGGTTGAATTGCCCGCGCCGGTTCATAAATCTCTCATCGCCTATGCTGAAGTGCTGGCGCGTGAAACCGGACAGCCGATCAAGGATCCTGCAAGGCTGATAGCCCCTATGGTCGAGCGCTTTATGGCGACCGACCGTGGTTTCGCGAAGGAGAGGCGGAACCGTGTGGAACGGACGGACGCGACAATGCCTTCGAAACGACAATAGCCGAATTCGCGCGGCTCTCGCACTGCCGGTTCCGTTTAGACATCGCTTTGGCAAGGCTCAGCAAGCGGCGCATCGCAGGATTGTCGTTCTGCGGCGACCAGATCGCGCAGAAAGGAAGCTGTTCGCCCGCCAGCAACCGGTATGTAACCTTGGGAAATGTTGTGCCCGTTGTCGCCTCGCTGGTCAGCGTGAGGCCTTTTCCCAATGATACGAGATGCATGAGGTTGTCGCGGCCGACCGAACAATATTCAACGCTGGCGCGATGCCCCAGACGGGCAAGATGCTTCACAAGATAGTCGTGTATCTCAGGGCCCGGGTCTGATCGGCTCACGATGAAATGCCGATCATAGAGGTCATCCCAGATAATCTCCGCTTTGCCAGCGAGGCTGTCGGTGACAGGCACGACAACATAAATTCCTTCGGTCCAGAGGTGCTCGCTATCGCAATAGGGCGGCGCGATCGTACACGTCAAAAATGCAACATCGAGCTTGTGGTGACGGATCGACGCGATGTGTTCTGTCGGCGCACCTTCGATAAAATCTAGTCGAACGCCGGCATGTCGGCGTTCAAAAGCATGCAATAGATCGGCAAAGAACCCCGAAGAGAGCGACGAGAAAATTCCGATGCGGACGTTCCCGGCGTCGCCGCAGCCATGGGCATCGACCAGGCTTGCCGCACAGTCGATCTGTACCAGGCCGCGCTTGGCGTGTTCGAGGAAACTTCGTCCCGCAAATGTCAACTCGACGCCGCCCGAATGGCGATTGAATAGCGATGCGCCGAGTTCGTCTTCCAAATCGCGGATACGGCGGCTGATGGCTGACTGATTGACTCCGAGTACACCCGCAGCCCGCCGGAAGCTGTGATGCTCGGCAGCGGCGATGACATATCGCAGATGTCTCAGTTCAAGTGCCACCCTATTTGCACCTCTTCCGTACCATGTCGTCTCTCAACCCCGCATGATTGCATCGTGTGCTCAGTCGTCGAATCCTCCTCGCAAATCGCAAAGGGGACGAACGGTCTGTGCATTTTCAGGCTTGACCTATATTCACCCATAAGTATGAATGGTATTGCGCAACAGTCAAGATTGTTGATGACGAACTGCTCCAGTTGGGCAACCCGGACGAACAGAGTTTGAGAAGGTCGCAAGACAGCGGCAGGCGATTTTGACGCAGAGGAAACCCTGGAAAGGTAGTCACGAACCCATGAACCGATCACGAGGCTTGACAGTATGAATCTTAAAGAGGGATCGCTGGATCAAACGTTCATCGCTCTCGCTGATCCCACGCGGCGCGCTATCCTGGCACGGCTGAATGAAGGTGAGGCGCGCGTCACGGAGATCGCCGAGCCCTTTCCGATTTCGCTGAATTCGGTGTCCAAGCACATCCGCCTGTTGGAGCGTGCCGAGTTGGTCAAACGAGAGAGAGTCGGTCGAGAGCATGTATTGTCGCTCAACCCGAAGGGACTCGACGAGGTCGCCTTATGGATTGAGGAGACGAAGTCATTCTGGCTGACGCGCTTTGAAGCACTTGATGCACTTCTTAAAAAGAGGAAGGCGGATAGCACATGACGGCAACTGATTTTTCCATACTCAATTTCCATGAAACCCAATGGATGAGAGCATTTATCCGACCGGCTTTGGTGCTACTGGCTGGACTGTCGCTGGTCGCAAACACTGCTTCTGCTACGGACCGGATCGACCGTGCCCGCGCGAATTACGAAGCCTTGTTGCATGGCCGAATCCAACTGGGCCAGCTTACGCAACAAGAACTCAGAGACATTGTCGACCTGGACGCGGCTCTCCGGGCGAGAGACGACCGAACACGATCGCAACGCTGCGTCGATGAAGAGGTTGAACGTCTTGGCGGTTCGCCCAGTCGTCTTGCGTGGCGGGTGATCGATCTCAAATGCCGCGCGGTCGGTGGATCATCGGTCGTACCTGATGATTGATTTGCAATTCGTCACTGGCAAGAGAGCAACGGCCGAAAAAAGGGAGGTGCAGAACTTGAACGCACATCAAAAGGGAGAGGTGATTTTCGTCGCCGCGGATGAAGGACGTTCATACGACATGGGCCGCATCAAGGCGACCTTCAAAGCGGATGGAGAGGAAACCGCCAACCAGTTCTCGATTTCCGAATGGTGGATGGAAGCGAACACGAAGGGTGTGGGCGCGCATTCGCACGACCGGGAGAACGAAATTTTCTATGTTCTTGACGGCACGATGAGCTTTCTGATCGGCGACACGAGGCGCGACGCGAACAAGGGTAGCTTCATCTTCGTCCCGGCGGGCGTTGAGCACGATTTCGAAAACCGGAGCCAAGAGCGCGCCGGAGTCCTGAATATCTTCTCTCCGGGCGCATTCGAAGCGAACATGCCCAAGATCGTGGAGTGGTTCGCTGAACATCCCCCAGAGGATGCCGTTCGGTAGAATTGCAATATGACAACCAACCCCCAAAAATCAGCGCATGTCACCTACTTCTTCGAAGCCGCGCCCGAAGACGTGTTTGATGCATGGTTGGATCCCACCCTTATTGCGCAGTGGATGTTCGACCCCGCGTATCGCGAACAGCGGGCGAAAGATATCCAGCTTGATGCGCGGGTTGGTGGCAGCTTCACATTCGAACTGTCGCGCGACGGGGCACCCATCGTTTACACTGGGATCTTCATCGAGATATCCCGCCCCACGCGCTTGGTCCTGACCTGGCAGGTAGTCGGACGCGGGCGCGATACCGTGGTGGACGTAACTATCGAACCGCGAGACCGCGGGGCTTTCCTCACACTTGTCCATAGTCTTGGCGCGGTTCCCGAGCGCATCGTCGAGGAAGTCGAACAAGACTGGAGTGCTGACTTTGCGAGCCTTGCAAGGCTGTTGAACTGATGGCCGGTCACGAGGACAAAATCATGATCGTCTCGCAATTTCCAATATTTGGGCTCTTGCCTGGACCAATTACGATATCGAGGAGAGCATGAGGATGTGGTGGCGGGCAATCATACTGGCAGTCTCATCGATGACCGCGATCCCCTGTCAGGCGCAGGAGCTTCCGTTTGCGGCCGCTGGCGAACCGGTGGTGATCGGACAGGGGTACGATGTCCCTTCACAGGCAATGCGGGGTCTGCGCCGGGTAAATATCATGCTACCGACCGACTACGACGATCCTGAACAGGCCAACGCAAAGTATCCGGTTCTCTACCTGTTGGATGGTGGATCGGGGTGGCAGGATTTCGCCCATATCGCGAGCATGGTGCAGCAAGGAGGGACGTGGGGAGCGAACGTCCCGATGATAGTGGTTGGCATTCAGAGCGAGGATCGCAGGGCGGAGTTCACCCAGCCCTCAAGTGATCCGGCCGAGATCAAAGATTTTCCCACGAGCGGCGACGCAGACACCTTCAGGCGCTTCCTTGTCGAAGAGCTTCGCCCCGCCATCGATGCAATATATCGAACCAAGGGCGACAATGCGGTCATGGGCGAATCGCTTGCGGCGCTGTTCGTGGTCGATGTTGCGCTGCGGCACGCTGAAGACTTCAGCCACTATATCGCGATCAGCCCCAGCCTCTGGTGGGATGGCGGCAATCTACCCCGTGATGCGCGCACTCTGCTTTCGGTGTCCCAGCAACCCGAGCGCTCCATCTGGCTCTCCATGGCCGACGAAGGTGGGGCGATGCAACAGGGCATGGACCGCTTGGTCGAAGCACTGAAGGCCAACCAGAATTCCAGCATCAACTGGGATTACACGGCGTTCCCCAACGAACGCCATGCAACGATTTATCATCCGGCGGCGACACAAGCGATCCGTTCTATGTTTCCGCCGCAGCCAACGAATGATGAAGAAGTTGCGAGTGAAATTGGGAGCCAAGGATAGTGCGATGGGTGAGATTCACGCGCGCATGAGACACGTGAAATTTGCGAAAACAAGCGGCAGCGACCCAGCCGATCTTGTTCGCAGTACCGTTTGTAGCGATCAACTTGATCAATGGTCGCCACCAGTCTGAAGTTAAAGGAAACGCATCAATGTCAAATTCTCCCAATCTGTTTGTGCAGGCATACTTTCATGGAACCAAGGCCAACCTGAAAGTTGGAAGCATGATCCAGGTAGGCTACCGATCAAATTTTACCGATACACAGCCCCTTTCGTGGGTCTATTTCTCGGCTACTCTGGATGCGGCAATCTGGGGAGCTGAACTTTCGTCTGGCGATGCGGCTGAACGCATATATGTCGTCGAGCCGACCGGACCCATCGTCGATGATCCCAACCTTACGGACAAGAAATTTCCCGGCAATCCGTCAATGTCCTATCGCTCGCGTGAGCCTCTCAGAATCATTGCTGAAGTGACGAAGTGGCAAGGACACACACCCGAACAGGTTAAAGGCATGAAGGATGGGCTCGCCCGCATGAAAGCGGAAGGCACTGGCGCAATCATCGACTAGGTGATTCATCCCCGGTGCGAACCAGTCAGTTGCCATTGTTTTCTGACGGCTTGCCTGGCCGAATTGCGCAGCCCCGGGCGGACCTGTGTTGAAAAGAGAAGTGGCCGCAGAGGTTTTGGATATGGTGAGAAATGCCGCACACGAGATGAAAGCCCGCATGCGGGATCGTGTCCCACCAAGTGGTGTAGCGGGCCGTGAGGATCACCGTGACGTCCGCTTCGGGCCTGCTTGATCAGCGCGCCACGACGGGCAGGCTGACGATTGCATCATCGCTCACCGGCGCCATGGTTTCCAGTGTCATGTATCGACCCCGTTGAACGGCCCATTCATCGTTCTGTTCGAGGAGCAGCGCGCCGACCAGGCGAATGATCGCGTCGTCGTTGGGAAAGATGCCGACGACGTCGGTGCGGCGCTTGATCTAGCCGTTGAGACGTTCGATCGGATTGGTCGAGTGCAGCTTGGTGCGGTGCTCCTTCGGGAAGGACATATAGGCGAGCACGTCGTGCTCGGCGTCATCCATGATCGTTGCCAGCTTGGGCACCTTCGGCCTGATCTGGTCCGCCACCGCACGCCACTGGGTGCTTGCCGCCTCGGCTGTCGGCTGGGCGAAGGCGGTGGCGATGAAAGCCGAGACGACACCGCGACCGCTCTTGCCGGCATGGGCCGCGACGTTGCGCTGGAAGTGGACCCTGCACCTTTGCCATGTGGCGGACAGCACCTTCGTTACCGCCGCCTTGATGCCTTCATGTGCGTCGGAGATCACGAGCTTCACACCCCGCAGGCCGCGCCGGGTCAGCTTGCGCAAGAACTCCGTCCAGATCGGCTCGGCCTCGGAGGTGCCGATCTCCAAGCCCAGTATCTCGCGGCGTCCGTCCGAGTTCACGCCGATGGCGATGATGGCAGCGACCGACACGATCCGACCACCGCGCCGGACCTTGAGATAGGTGGCGTCGATCCAGAGATACGGCCAATCGCCTTCGATCGGCCGGTCGAGGAAGGCCTTCACCTTGCCGTCGATCTCTTCACACAAACGGCTGACCTGGCTCTTCGAGATGCCGCTCATGCCCATCGCCTTGACCAGGTCGTCGACGGAACGCGTTGAGATGCCCTGAATATAGGCCTCCTGGATTACAGCGGTCAGCGCCTTCTCCGCCATCCGGCGCGGCTCCAGGAAACCGGGAAAGTAGGTGCCCTTGCGCAGCTTCGGGATGCGCAGATCGACTGTGCCAGCCCGCGTCTCCCAATCTCGATCGCGGTAACCGTTCCGCTGGGCACGGCGCATCGCGCTCTTCTCGCCGTAGGCCGCGCCTGTGGTGGCGCCGACCTCCAGCTCCATGAGGCGTTCCGCGGCAAAGCCGATCATCTCTCGCAGCAGATCGGCGTCAGGGGTCTTCTCGACGAAGTCCCGCAGGTTCATAATGTCGTTGGTCATCGGGGGTCTCTCCGGTCCAGGTTGGTGTCAACAACCAGACCCTACCGGACTATCGCCGGTGACCACCTCAGCCAGAACCTACACCACCCCCGGGGACACGATCGCATGCGGCTCGATCTGCGCAATTCCAGGAAGGCGCGTCGGACGGATGAAGCTAAGCTGATTGGTGCACTTTTGGCAGCGATCGACAATGCCGATGCCCCCCGATAAAGGCGGACAATGGGTCGAAAGATGGACATCGTTTCTTTGAAAGGTCGGCTGAAATCGAGCGACTGGCCTTAGGTTCCGAGCAGTTGCAAGCGATCCTATTGGCTGAAATCCAAGAGCGAGCCAATGCGGCTGACGAAATGGAACGCGTCGGCAGGCCAGATATTGGCGAAAGGCTTCGCGCCGATGCATTGTTCGCAAAACGCTATATCGAGTGACGAAACAATTGCGAACGATCTCAACCTGGCATTCGGCGTACGACAACCGCGACGGACAAGACGGGGATGTTTCATGGAAATTGGCTCGTATCCGCGGTTCGGGTAACCTCGGTGAATGCACTTCCAAGATGCCTGAACAGCTTGGCAAATAGCAGGATCAGTGCATGATTGACACATCACCATACCAATCGGTATGGTGATGGCATGATGGCGAACGAAACCGAGTCCACACCCAAACTTCCCTCCCGCGAGAAACTTCTTCTCGCGGCAATCAAACTTGTGCGCGAGCGCGGCTTTGCAGCCACGTCGGTCGAAGATCTGTGTCGCGCTGCGGGGGTTACAAAAGGATCGTTCTTTCACCACTTCGCGACCAAGGAAGAGCTGGGCGTTGCGGCAACACACCGCTGGGGCGCGCTGGCCTCCGAGATGTTCGCCGCAATCCCATGGCGTGACCCGGTCGATCCGGTCGATCGAGTCCTGGCTTATCTCGAACTGCGGAGATCGCTTCTTGTTGGTGAGATCGCTGAGTTCACCTGTTTCGCCGGCACGCTCGTGCAAGAGGCCCACGCGACAAGCGATGCGATCCGCCGAGCCTGTGACGAAATCATTACGGATGGTGCACGGATCATCGAAGCCGATCTGGTTGAGGCGTTTCGCGCCTATGGCTCGGGTGACGAAGACCATGCCACCAGCTTGGCTTTGCATGTGCAAGCCGTGATCCAAGGGGCCCTTGTCATGGCAAAAGCCAAAGGCACGGCTGATGTCGCGATCGAGAGCGTGGACCACCTGCGCCGCTACATCGAAATGCTCTTCTCTCGGAATGATACTGA includes:
- the arr gene encoding NAD(+)--rifampin ADP-ribosyltransferase; translated protein: MSNSPNLFVQAYFHGTKANLKVGSMIQVGYRSNFTDTQPLSWVYFSATLDAAIWGAELSSGDAAERIYVVEPTGPIVDDPNLTDKKFPGNPSMSYRSREPLRIIAEVTKWQGHTPEQVKGMKDGLARMKAEGTGAIID
- a CDS encoding TetR/AcrR family transcriptional regulator, producing MMANETESTPKLPSREKLLLAAIKLVRERGFAATSVEDLCRAAGVTKGSFFHHFATKEELGVAATHRWGALASEMFAAIPWRDPVDPVDRVLAYLELRRSLLVGEIAEFTCFAGTLVQEAHATSDAIRRACDEIITDGARIIEADLVEAFRAYGSGDEDHATSLALHVQAVIQGALVMAKAKGTADVAIESVDHLRRYIEMLFSRNDTEIRAGVDQP